From Palaemon carinicauda isolate YSFRI2023 chromosome 29, ASM3689809v2, whole genome shotgun sequence, one genomic window encodes:
- the LOC137622660 gene encoding uncharacterized protein yields MFQEELEEAEEAFPEELEDGEFLPAEVAFQEFDLPAEQEVEDELEDEVDLPAEQEKKRRKRKLSKEEISNGKVSKEESSNSEVSKEESSNSEVSKEEMNNRELLKKERNNGKLSNKKRSNKKLSKREDRKRQLSKAERKNSNLSKEQSSNEEFSEEEERLDSDIYEVPVHNYYSVLSGKEDMDRSPLKSSSQKSERKTANKKRGRGGRRNRNCRKN; encoded by the exons atgttccaggaagagctggaagagg ctgaagaagcattccccgaagagctggaagatggtgaatttcttccagctgaagtagCTTTCCAGGaattcgatcttcctgctgaacaagaggtcgaggatgaactggaagatgaagtagatcttcctgcggaacaagag aaaaagaggagaaaaagaaagctctcaaaggaagagatcAGTAATGGCAAAGTGTCTAAGGAAGAAAGCAGTaatagtgaagtgtctaaggaagaaagcagtaatagtgaagtgtctaaggaagagatgaataacagagagctattaaagaaagagagaaataatggaaagctctcaaataaaaagaggagtaaTAAAAAACTCTCAAAGAGAGAGGATAGGAAAAGAcagctctcaaaggcagaaagaaaaaatagcaatcTCTCAAAGGAGCAGAGCAGTAATGAAGAGTTCTCAGAGGAAGAAGAGAGATTGGATTCTGATATATATGAAGTTCCTGTTCATAATTACTACAGTGTGTTGTCCGGTAAAGAGGATATGGACAGAAGTCCTTTGAAGTCGTCGTCACAAAAATCAGAAAGGAAGACTGCaaataagaaaagaggaagaggaggaagacgtAATAGAAACTGTAGAAAAAATTAA